In Topomyia yanbarensis strain Yona2022 chromosome 2, ASM3024719v1, whole genome shotgun sequence, one DNA window encodes the following:
- the LOC131682524 gene encoding zinc finger protein 569, with protein MSSDEDYVPEPVKRKRGRPSKMDQELVTTKISDDELDGMHYACSVCDQVFLHKSNYMKHQRRHEPPGGFICSLCQQPFTTDWDRNQHKRNEHSVFRCRLCKKEFPVEDDYNNHVQSEHDGRDREYDVCPSCGQQFRSVAQLKVHIASKCGEDKKHECNICQSRYLTQASLNAHMIKHNGEKSHLCNYCGVSFLNKGQLKVHERMHTGEKPYKCNQCDKAFAHRESLITHSTTHSGIKPYYCSHCESRFSCIGNLLKHRRARPDTCGLPQYCQNNKIVARPNIKTMPNLTDRQVYNQKVVQRSGPTRERKPKLETIEVDHVSPKKRVGRKAPKPKVPFEDLPDNSSRSADEVSEEEKPISTELQGTDEAKTNKSSFQHNYSKLVTLKVEPGGISYPMDTKVDTPCNNLLEATEMIEIVEVKVEDDEENFIVEGIEENSAGETIVCEEILSETVDFESYDKKDSHDEYYDDEYTTHVYEEEVKTEEANEPTKEQKLLFAKKEFDRELAASLYDDSDDMEATAKHNEKVKVKKVFTEKPPVVVVNRRRGRPRRPFIPKKLPKDAIIVDIAQEKRLLKAQREIFDESVKQITIDCYRCVHCPSQYTTEYLIGRHLERSHSIVLRSLLETLQYSRVWTKDRKYKCRYCDRLYANERALEKHIPLHGPNGTLNHKCPCCVTFYNSEEEALEHAYVEHPHRMECHICDKRFREPESQATHMKNFHVEKTYQRYSYVCPKCGKNFSSRNAVSDHERANCGQDPIYKCEICEKSLHSASSLKHHYTIHTDEYPHSCQYCGKSYRTYGQVKVHERTHTGEKPFVCQYCSKGFGHRESYHTHLSLHTGIKRYMCSGCGLRFSCVSNLQAHKRSHKTTCALVPNVSKIVSGGYHELPEGYVLPYPRNDASE; from the exons ATGAGCTCTGATGAAGATTATGTGCCGGAACCGGTGAAGAGGAAGCGAGGAAGGCCATCAAAGATGGACCAAGAACTGGTAACAACAAAAATATCTGACGACGAATTGGACGGTATGCATTATGCTTGCAGT GTTTGTGATCAAGTGTTCCTGCATAAATCCAACTATATGAAACACCAACGACGACATGAGCCGCCTGGAGGATTTATTTGTTCACTGTGCCAACAGCCATTTACCACAGATTGGGATCGGAACCAGCACAAACGTAATGAGCACAGTGTTTTCCGCTGCCGGCTGTGCAAGAAGGAGTTCCCGGTGGAAGATGACTACAATAACCACGTTCAGAGCGAGCATGATGGAAGAGACCGGGAGTACGATGTGTGCCCTTCCTGTGGACAGCAGTTTCGTTCGGTGGCTCAGCTAAA AGTTCACATCGCGTCCAAGTGTGGCGAAGACAAGAAACATGAATGTAACATCTGCCAATCACGTTATTTGACCCAAGCTTCTTTGAATGCTCACATGATTAAACATAACGGCGAAAAGAGTCATCTCTGCAATTACTGTGGagtaagtttcctcaacaaagGTCAACTAAAAGTTCACGAAAGGATGCATACTGGTGAAAAACCTTACAAGTGTAAT CAATGTGATAAAGCATTTGCTCACAGAGAAAGTTTAATCACCCATTCAACGACCCACAGTGGAATCAAGCCATACTATTGCAGTCACTGTGAAAGTCGTTTTTCTTGTATCG GGAATTTACTCAAACACCGCAGAGCAAGACCGGATACTTGTGGCCTTCCGCAATATTGCCAAAACAATAAAATCGTTGCTCGACCGAACATAAAAA CTATGCCGAATCTCACCGATCGGCAGGTGTACAACCAGAAGGTTGTACAGCGGTCCGGTCCAACGCGTGAACGAAAACCAAAACTAGAAACCATTGAAGTTGATCATGTGTCACCGAAAAAACGTGTCGGAAGGAAAGCACCGAAACCAAAAGTTCCGTTTGAAGATTTGCCGGATAATAGTAGCAGGTCGGCAGATGAGGTGTCAGAAGAAGAGAAACCAATTTCTACGGAGCTGCAAGGCACTGATGAGGCAAAAACGAATAAAAGTTCATTTCAGCACAACTATTCCAAACTAGTGACGTTGAAAGTTGAACCTGGTGGCATAAGTTATCCTATGGATACTAAAGTTGATACTCCGTGCAACAACCTGCTG GAAGCTACCGagatgattgaaattgttgaAGTGAAAGTCGAAGATGACGAAGAAAATTTCATAGTAGAAGGAATCGAGGAGAATTCGGCTGGAGAAACTATTGTCTGCGAGGAGATTCTGTCGGAAACAGTTGATTTCGAGAGTTATGACAAAAAAGACTCCCATGATGAATACTATGATGATGAATACACGACCCATGTTTACGAAGAAGAGGTCAAGACAGAGGAAGCTAACGAACCAACGAAGGAACAGAAGTTGCTCTtcgcaaaaaaagaatttgacaGAGAACTTGCGGCCAGTCTTTACGACGATTCTGATGATATGGAAGCCACGGCGAAACATAACGAGAAGGTGAAAGTAAAAAAGGTTTTCACCGAAAAACCACCGGTTGTAGTAGTGAATAGGCGGAGGGGCAGACCGAGAAGACCTTTCATACCGAAAAAACTACCAAAAGATGC GATTATTGTGGACATCGCCCAGGAGAAGCGGTTATTGAAGGCTCAGCGTGAAATTTTCGACGAAAGCGTAAAGCAGATCACGATCGATTGCTACCGTTGCGTGCACTGTCCGTCGCAGTACACCACTGAGTATCTTATCGGTCGTCATTTGGAACGATCACATTCGATCGTGCTTCGAAGCTTGCTGGAAACGTTGCAGTACAGTCGAGTATGGACAAAGGATAGAAAGTACAAGTGCCGATACTGCGATCGATTGTACGCCAATGAGAGAGCTCTGGAGAAACACATCCCACTTCATGGACCGAATGGAACCTTAAACCATAAATGCCCCTGCTGTGTAACTTTCTATAACTCCGAAGAAGAAGCTTTGGAGCACGCGTATGTAGAGCATCCTCATCGTATGGAATGTCATATTTGCGATAAAAGATTTCGTGAACCGGAATCACAAGCAACtcacatgaaaaattttcatgtggAAAAAACGTACCAGAGATACAGTTATGTATGCCCAAAATGTGGAAAAAATTTCAGTTCCCGAAACGCAGTAAGCGACCACGAGCGAGCCAATTGTGGCCAAGATCCAATTTACAAATGCGAAATTTGCGAGAAAAGCTTACATAGCGCATCATCGCTTAAACATCATTATACTATACATACTGATGAATACCCTCACTCTTGCCAGTATTGCGGCAAGAGCTACCGAACTTACGGGCAAGTGAAAGTTCACGAACGAACACATACTGGAGAGAAACCCTTCGTTTGTCAGTATTGTTCGAAAGGTTTCGGTCATCGTGAATCTTACCATACGCATCTTTCACTGCACACTGGTATCAAGCGTTATATGTGCTCGGGATGCGGTTTGAGATTCAGCTGCGTTTCAAACCTCCAGGCACACAAAAGGTCTCACAAAACAACATGCGCGTTGGTGCCAAATGTTTCAAAAATTGTCAGCGGCGGTTATCACGAGTTGCCTGAAGGCTATGTACTACCATACCCGAGGAATGATGCTTCAGAATAG